A genomic stretch from Anaerolinea thermophila UNI-1 includes:
- a CDS encoding sirohydrochlorin chelatase, whose translation MAKNTSKPNTVVLAAHGIPPSNYPGMKVGLLMMLEILNEKAHWGFLQKWHARLDQEVRTWKRTPQTDPYKTAVEALAKKLSERLGIPVLVGYNEFCAPTVAEAIEKALSLGASTVQVVSTMLIRGNTHTESEIATTVQEVAQAHPEAKIVYAFPVEEDLIISLLETHLHRFEE comes from the coding sequence ATGGCGAAGAACACTTCCAAACCCAACACAGTGGTCCTTGCAGCGCATGGGATTCCCCCAAGCAATTACCCCGGGATGAAAGTAGGATTGTTAATGATGCTGGAAATTCTCAATGAAAAGGCACATTGGGGTTTTCTGCAAAAATGGCATGCACGTCTTGACCAAGAAGTGCGCACGTGGAAAAGAACACCCCAAACAGACCCTTACAAAACAGCCGTTGAGGCTCTGGCAAAAAAGTTATCAGAACGCTTGGGAATCCCTGTATTGGTTGGTTACAATGAATTTTGCGCTCCAACCGTTGCCGAAGCCATCGAAAAAGCCCTCTCGCTTGGAGCAAGTACGGTTCAAGTGGTTTCTACCATGCTCATTCGGGGGAATACCCACACAGAAAGTGAGATTGCCACTACTGTGCAGGAGGTAGCCCAAGCCCATCCCGAAGCAAAAATCGTGTATGCTTTTCCAGTTGAGGAAGACCTGATTATCTCCCTGCTGGAAACGCACCTTCATCGTTTTGAGGAGTAA
- a CDS encoding DUF554 domain-containing protein, which yields MTGTILNVVAILLGSALGTFLGGRIPDKLKQTVVSGMGLFTFALGIQMFLKTGNALIVLGSLVIGALLGEWWKIEDLLSQLGSWLEKRFNHANDEGEHSNYQRERFIRGFLTASLVFVVGPVAILGAIQDGISGDYRLLAVKSVLDGFASLAFSSSLGIGVAFSAFPILVYQGAISLLAAQVQAITTPEMMNEMTATGGILLMGIAVSGLLEIKKIRTGNFLPALILAPLIVALLSALGVQVSLP from the coding sequence ATGACAGGCACCATTCTTAACGTCGTCGCCATCCTGTTAGGTTCTGCATTAGGGACGTTTTTAGGGGGAAGAATTCCTGACAAATTAAAGCAGACGGTTGTCTCCGGTATGGGGTTATTCACCTTTGCGCTGGGGATTCAAATGTTCCTCAAAACCGGCAATGCGTTAATTGTTTTAGGAAGTTTAGTGATTGGTGCTTTGCTGGGTGAATGGTGGAAGATTGAAGACCTTTTGAGCCAATTAGGTAGCTGGCTGGAAAAACGTTTCAACCATGCCAATGATGAGGGGGAACATTCTAACTATCAGCGCGAGCGTTTTATTCGTGGGTTTCTCACCGCTTCGCTGGTGTTTGTCGTTGGACCTGTAGCGATTTTAGGTGCCATTCAAGACGGAATCAGTGGAGACTATCGCCTGCTGGCGGTAAAATCGGTGCTGGATGGCTTTGCCTCACTGGCATTTTCCTCATCCTTGGGGATTGGGGTGGCATTTTCGGCATTTCCCATCCTGGTTTACCAGGGAGCCATCAGCCTGTTAGCGGCACAGGTCCAAGCCATCACTACTCCTGAAATGATGAACGAGATGACCGCTACAGGAGGTATTCTGCTGATGGGAATAGCCGTAAGCGGATTATTGGAGATTAAGAAAATCCGTACAGGTAACTTCCTGCCAGCGCTGATCCTTGCTCCTCTAATCGTGGCTTTGTTGAGTGCTCTTGGTGTTCAGGTGTCCCTACCTTAA
- a CDS encoding ABC transporter substrate-binding protein, which yields MRKIRWQLLIIFLAGLVVGILLLTEQPVPSTPLDTPEPERGGVYTEALIGSFQRLNPLLDRYSQADRDVDRLIFSGLIRFDSTANPQPDLAQWGVSADGTLYNLALRKDIRWHDGKPFTADDVIFTIELMRNGGNIVPADLQEFWKAVEVVRLSEYDLQFRLPAPFAPFLDYLTFGILPKHLLENKTIEQIVNDPFNLKPVGTGPYQFSRLIVENGVITGVVLSANQNYYGEKPYLDEIVFRYYPDSASALQAYQDKQVQGISEITSDVLEIALAEPNLAIYSARQPILSILLLNLNNADVPFFQNKDVRKALMLGLNRQGMIDVHLKGQAILANGPILPGTWAYYATPSFEYDPQQAKTLLEKAGYVYAEEGDAVRVKGEKPLAFTLLVPDTPLHLALAEEIRTNWNALGVQVTLEPLPYDQLVQENLKDRAYQAALVDLNLTQTPDPDPYPFWDQAQISGDGQNYSQWDNRMASEYLEQARVATNRDERTRYYRNFQVIFHEELPALPLFYRVYNYGVSREIGGVRMGPLFDPSDRFAHITEWYLVNRPRVVATPQGAPTQP from the coding sequence ATGAGAAAAATACGCTGGCAACTTTTAATCATCTTTCTGGCAGGTTTGGTCGTTGGAATTCTGCTCTTGACCGAGCAACCAGTCCCATCGACCCCATTGGATACTCCCGAACCTGAACGCGGCGGCGTGTATACCGAGGCGCTCATCGGTTCTTTTCAACGTCTGAACCCTTTGCTGGACCGCTATTCGCAGGCTGACCGGGATGTGGACCGCCTTATTTTCAGCGGTTTGATTCGTTTTGACAGTACCGCTAACCCGCAACCTGATTTAGCTCAATGGGGTGTCTCTGCAGACGGCACCCTGTACAATCTTGCCTTGCGCAAGGATATACGGTGGCATGATGGAAAACCATTTACCGCCGATGATGTTATTTTCACTATTGAACTGATGCGTAACGGAGGGAACATCGTCCCCGCCGACTTACAGGAATTCTGGAAAGCAGTAGAGGTTGTGCGGTTGAGTGAATACGATTTGCAGTTCAGACTTCCGGCACCCTTTGCACCATTTCTGGATTACCTCACCTTTGGCATCCTCCCCAAGCACCTGCTTGAAAATAAGACCATCGAGCAGATTGTTAATGATCCGTTCAACCTGAAACCAGTAGGAACCGGGCCTTATCAGTTTTCGCGTCTTATTGTAGAAAACGGTGTTATTACCGGGGTGGTTTTGTCTGCCAACCAGAATTACTATGGCGAAAAGCCCTATCTGGATGAAATTGTTTTTCGCTATTACCCGGACTCGGCGAGTGCCCTGCAAGCCTACCAGGACAAACAAGTTCAGGGAATCAGTGAAATTACGTCTGACGTTCTGGAAATCGCGCTGGCAGAGCCCAACCTTGCCATTTACTCTGCGCGTCAGCCTATTCTGAGCATCCTTTTACTCAATCTGAACAATGCGGATGTGCCGTTCTTCCAGAACAAAGATGTGCGTAAAGCCCTGATGTTAGGATTAAACCGTCAGGGAATGATTGACGTGCATTTGAAAGGACAGGCGATTCTGGCAAACGGTCCAATTCTGCCAGGTACCTGGGCATATTACGCCACTCCATCTTTCGAGTATGACCCTCAACAGGCAAAAACTCTTCTGGAAAAGGCGGGGTATGTCTATGCTGAAGAGGGCGATGCTGTGCGAGTGAAGGGGGAGAAACCGCTTGCCTTTACCTTACTGGTGCCAGATACGCCATTACACCTTGCCCTGGCAGAAGAAATCCGCACCAATTGGAACGCATTGGGGGTACAGGTGACCCTTGAACCTCTACCCTACGATCAACTGGTGCAGGAAAACCTCAAGGATAGAGCCTACCAGGCGGCGCTGGTGGATTTGAACCTCACCCAAACCCCGGATCCTGATCCATATCCCTTCTGGGACCAGGCGCAAATCAGCGGAGATGGACAGAATTATTCGCAATGGGACAATCGCATGGCAAGCGAGTACCTGGAACAGGCACGGGTAGCCACCAATCGAGATGAGCGCACCCGCTATTACAGAAACTTCCAGGTTATTTTCCATGAGGAATTACCTGCATTGCCTTTGTTCTACCGCGTGTATAACTATGGTGTCAGCCGTGAAATTGGCGGAGTGAGGATGGGACCGTTGTTTGACCCAAGCGACCGGTTTGCCCATATCACGGAGTGGTATCTGGTCAATCGTCCGCGGGTGGTTGCCACACCTCAGGGGGCCCCGACACAACCATGA
- a CDS encoding cob(I)yrinic acid a,c-diamide adenosyltransferase, protein MSPFYTGNGDDGFTGLLGEGRIAKNAPRIEAIGTLDEATAAIGLARSLSKSEMVRSLLIQTQRDLYQIMAEVAATPENASRFRTIQSEQVQWLEEKTRDISEQVNIPKEFILPGDTPASGAISLARTIIRRAERRVVALFHEGDLENIELVRYLNRLSSLLFLLELFETSLEKPDTPTLAKG, encoded by the coding sequence ATGTCTCCGTTTTACACAGGCAACGGTGATGACGGTTTTACCGGTTTACTGGGAGAAGGGCGAATTGCCAAAAACGCCCCTCGAATTGAAGCCATTGGCACTCTGGATGAAGCCACCGCGGCAATTGGATTGGCACGTTCACTCTCGAAATCCGAGATGGTTCGCTCTTTGCTCATTCAGACTCAGCGCGACCTTTACCAGATCATGGCTGAAGTGGCAGCAACCCCGGAAAACGCTAGCCGGTTTCGCACCATTCAAAGCGAACAGGTACAATGGCTCGAGGAGAAAACCCGAGACATCAGCGAACAAGTGAACATCCCCAAAGAGTTCATTCTGCCCGGCGATACTCCCGCCAGCGGCGCAATATCGCTGGCGCGCACCATCATCCGTCGTGCGGAACGCCGTGTGGTTGCCCTGTTTCACGAAGGTGATCTTGAAAACATCGAACTGGTACGGTACTTAAATCGGTTATCCTCATTGCTGTTCCTGCTTGAGTTGTTCGAAACTTCTCTGGAAAAACCCGATACTCCCACTCTGGCAAAAGGATAA
- the secG gene encoding preprotein translocase subunit SecG: protein MQTYLDIALIITSIALIISVILQSKGVGLGGLTGSDSSTVFTARRGIEKTLFYVTIGLSVLFFILILTVTIIQ from the coding sequence GTGCAGACCTATCTGGATATTGCGTTGATTATAACGTCAATTGCACTGATCATCAGTGTTATTTTGCAGAGTAAAGGCGTCGGACTGGGTGGCTTGACCGGCAGCGACAGCAGTACGGTCTTCACAGCCCGGCGTGGCATTGAAAAAACCCTTTTCTACGTCACCATTGGATTAAGCGTGCTTTTCTTTATCTTGATTCTGACGGTGACCATCATCCAGTAA
- a CDS encoding ATP-binding protein has translation MNVKFRAILISAIILIAMGAGFFLLTSQVLSSQFNSLDAQMNQRDLQQVVKEVQRIYGEMTTLAKDWALWDESYTFLKGQNPTFTEENFHPQALRSISIDLVVLSDTGGLIRFAQHYDQESERYVPVTTSLQAYVGKEGAFWRWLDSRESTERLIVADGHVYFVTAVPVLRTSGEGPAAGLLLFGREINEQLLDQIRVNSGVAVEFYRYDEVPENYLPLPKGQWEGQNPLFRVSVSNDVMRGFYLLWGAGEQPLGVLVATLPRQIYLAGKNAIFFLLGGMVVVGAIALLIDLLTLNFYIFRPLEKLGERLRLATELQDHLATLPPGEELALSQISAPLQDLIQQTQQARQESQTRQMLYTQLFEQAREGFALLAPETLEVLETNREFKNLLEMEETDEPVNFASLLLSRVIPEVRGALRQELREIARKGEGLEKSLALRSGREIELSIQPLRIASRYYFYAFVRDMTERLRLEERLQNQLRETALLNQVIAVTTTDLEPNAVFQTVCRELVLNLHLNFADVALLSEDRIFMHIVAEYGQDAEAPSLLGKVISLKENPIFQRGLRSPDPLFIREISAQIRTEQLRRLFMGRASASLLLIPLLVREEIIGWVILESEHPTLLTPDVIRLAQSMALAASRAYEVTRLYHDLQIEVENLRRAEEQLDKRQRYLEALMKIQSHLLALEVGENPYPLVLQVLGEITEADRVFAYQIMPGSDGRIFASPVGLWEKSPSEWTGRDLFQVNWRFSENQRPLVAALQEGEVCLAHASQLDEKAQQTLNGLGVDTVLLFPIFHNQQLAGIVGFTAEQGEREWSDLEISMIQVAVNSLAIAEERLNAEELIRNAEQRYRLVVENARDIIFQMDLTGRFTFLNPAWERITGLKVADTVGRPFWQAAPEGMVQELGAGFRILREKVTDRYHQTIHLHLPDERTVWLDAFMQRVPDPETQREMISGTFVDISSFKRIEYMLRRNEQALRSLHDITSSQSLPFDQKIDHLLQVGIQTFGMDYAYVGKLAGNALLIESSHPFEGGFQEGMTLEIEHTFTRETLRANEPLGIENVAESDFAGHPAHRITQMAAYLGTPIIVGNEVYGILAFYSLKPRRTAFSSSDHEFLRLMAQWIGAEIERDRYLKQLQRISDELALARDQALEASRLKSEFLATMSHEIRTPLNAVIGMSEILLDTPLNEEQADFARIIRDSGKSLLSIINDILDFSKIEAGRMTLESVEFQLLPLVDSVIEMFASIVQKKNLHLFGWIAPDVPNIVVGDPVRLRQVLINLVGNGVKFTEQGHVSVSISLQERLENEVILRVEVHDTGIGLSETARKRLFTPFTQADGSMTRRFGGTGLGLAISKSLVELMGGEIGVESVEGQGSTFWFTVTLSVRPEQPASVEWEAFAGKRVFVLSHDPVEKHFLETMLSGWQMQVHSGCEVEDAVECLRKDAHFDLAILDISLPADLLRNLLSHDISRATILLANLNERDKCVAYEQLERVVTILRPVRQSVLMETMRSLFMDHLTGERVLSYSIVVDEPDFDFPPQHVEPDGEKIVLLAEDNSANQRLATVQLKRLGYQADLVTTGEQALEMYMRHPERYLAILMDCQMPVMDGFEATRRIREFEHTRQRHIPIIAMTANAMQGDREACIQAGMDDYISKPVSIQRLGEVLAAVERAVRPSGEEVLETEVTEMRNIPVLVSVEPQLESSGDDEDLPSPLDQTILEGLRELGEGEQDFLSELIDIYLEDSTKLVERIEAGIQQGNADQVREAAHTLKGSSGNLGAVAFSKVCLEMEMAGRSGDLQKAAQLFPDFLRDYRRVCSALKKERKISA, from the coding sequence ATGAATGTAAAGTTTCGTGCCATTCTGATTTCTGCCATTATTCTCATCGCCATGGGGGCAGGGTTTTTCTTGCTTACCAGCCAGGTGCTTTCCAGTCAATTTAACTCGCTGGATGCTCAGATGAACCAGCGAGACCTTCAACAGGTGGTGAAGGAAGTCCAGCGAATTTATGGGGAAATGACCACGCTGGCAAAGGATTGGGCATTGTGGGATGAAAGTTATACATTCCTGAAAGGTCAGAACCCCACTTTTACGGAAGAGAATTTTCATCCTCAGGCGTTGCGTTCAATTTCAATCGATTTGGTGGTACTAAGTGATACAGGTGGATTGATCCGCTTTGCCCAGCACTATGATCAAGAAAGCGAACGTTATGTACCGGTTACTACGTCTCTCCAGGCATACGTAGGCAAAGAGGGCGCTTTTTGGAGATGGCTGGATAGCAGAGAAAGCACAGAGCGTTTGATTGTCGCCGACGGGCATGTCTACTTTGTCACGGCCGTTCCGGTCTTACGCACTTCGGGGGAGGGCCCTGCCGCTGGATTGCTCTTGTTTGGCAGGGAAATTAACGAGCAGTTGCTGGATCAAATTCGGGTCAATTCGGGCGTAGCGGTTGAATTTTATCGGTATGATGAGGTTCCTGAGAATTACCTGCCTCTGCCCAAGGGGCAGTGGGAAGGACAGAATCCCTTATTCCGGGTGAGTGTTTCCAATGATGTCATGAGGGGATTCTACTTACTATGGGGCGCTGGCGAACAACCGCTGGGCGTGCTTGTGGCTACATTACCTCGTCAGATTTATCTGGCAGGAAAAAATGCCATTTTTTTCCTGTTGGGGGGGATGGTTGTTGTTGGAGCCATTGCTCTCCTGATTGATTTGCTTACTCTCAACTTCTACATATTCCGTCCACTGGAGAAATTAGGTGAGAGGCTCAGACTTGCTACGGAGTTGCAGGACCATCTCGCTACCCTTCCGCCCGGTGAAGAACTGGCTCTCTCCCAAATCAGTGCCCCCTTACAGGACCTGATTCAGCAGACACAACAAGCCCGGCAGGAAAGCCAGACCCGCCAGATGCTCTACACTCAACTGTTTGAGCAAGCCCGGGAAGGCTTTGCCTTGCTTGCACCGGAAACTCTGGAGGTTTTAGAAACAAATCGCGAATTTAAGAACTTGCTGGAAATGGAAGAGACGGATGAGCCCGTTAACTTTGCTTCTCTGTTGCTCTCGCGGGTTATTCCGGAAGTGCGTGGGGCTTTGCGTCAGGAATTGCGCGAAATCGCTCGAAAAGGAGAGGGACTGGAGAAATCCCTGGCGTTACGGAGTGGACGGGAGATTGAGTTAAGCATTCAACCTCTGCGAATTGCCAGCCGGTATTACTTCTACGCTTTCGTTCGCGACATGACCGAGCGCCTTCGCCTGGAAGAGCGCTTGCAAAATCAGTTGCGCGAGACTGCTCTGCTCAATCAGGTGATTGCTGTCACCACCACCGATTTGGAGCCTAATGCCGTATTTCAAACGGTTTGTCGGGAATTGGTGTTGAACCTGCATCTGAATTTTGCCGATGTAGCCCTGCTAAGCGAGGATCGCATTTTCATGCATATTGTGGCAGAGTATGGGCAGGATGCAGAAGCGCCTTCATTGCTGGGCAAGGTCATTTCTCTCAAGGAAAATCCCATCTTCCAGCGAGGGTTGAGATCTCCAGATCCGTTGTTTATCCGTGAAATCTCAGCGCAGATTCGTACTGAGCAATTGCGGCGTCTCTTTATGGGTAGAGCCAGCGCCTCGTTGTTGTTGATCCCACTGCTGGTTCGGGAGGAAATCATCGGCTGGGTGATTCTGGAAAGCGAACATCCAACCTTGCTGACGCCGGATGTCATTCGCCTGGCGCAAAGTATGGCGCTTGCCGCGAGCCGTGCTTATGAAGTCACCCGCCTGTACCATGATTTGCAGATAGAGGTAGAGAATTTACGCCGCGCGGAAGAACAACTGGATAAACGTCAGCGTTATCTGGAAGCCTTGATGAAGATTCAGTCTCACCTGCTCGCTCTGGAAGTGGGAGAAAACCCCTACCCCCTGGTTCTGCAGGTACTTGGAGAGATTACAGAGGCTGACCGGGTTTTTGCTTATCAAATCATGCCGGGAAGTGATGGCAGAATTTTTGCCAGCCCTGTTGGACTGTGGGAAAAGTCACCTTCTGAATGGACAGGGCGGGACTTGTTCCAGGTGAACTGGCGTTTCTCAGAGAACCAGCGTCCTTTAGTAGCCGCGCTTCAGGAAGGTGAGGTATGCCTGGCGCATGCTTCCCAACTTGATGAGAAGGCTCAACAGACATTAAATGGTCTGGGTGTGGATACAGTGTTACTCTTCCCCATTTTCCACAACCAGCAACTGGCAGGGATTGTCGGTTTTACTGCTGAACAGGGGGAGCGGGAATGGAGTGATTTGGAAATCTCCATGATTCAGGTGGCGGTAAATTCGCTGGCGATTGCCGAAGAACGTTTGAACGCCGAAGAGTTGATTCGCAACGCCGAACAGCGTTACCGCCTTGTGGTGGAAAATGCCCGCGACATCATTTTCCAGATGGATTTGACCGGACGGTTCACTTTCCTCAACCCTGCCTGGGAGCGGATTACCGGTTTGAAAGTGGCTGACACGGTAGGAAGACCTTTCTGGCAGGCTGCACCGGAAGGAATGGTGCAGGAATTGGGTGCAGGATTCCGTATCCTGCGCGAAAAAGTGACCGACCGTTATCATCAGACAATCCATCTGCATCTCCCTGATGAACGAACCGTCTGGCTCGACGCGTTCATGCAGCGTGTACCTGATCCGGAAACCCAGCGGGAGATGATTTCTGGAACGTTTGTGGATATTTCTTCCTTTAAGCGTATTGAGTACATGTTACGCCGCAATGAACAGGCGCTCCGCTCTCTCCACGACATTACTTCATCTCAATCGTTGCCTTTTGATCAGAAAATCGATCATTTGCTCCAAGTGGGAATACAAACCTTCGGGATGGATTATGCTTACGTGGGTAAGTTGGCCGGAAATGCTTTGTTGATTGAGTCTTCTCATCCCTTTGAAGGTGGTTTTCAGGAAGGAATGACGCTGGAAATTGAGCATACCTTCACCCGGGAGACCTTGCGCGCGAATGAACCTTTAGGGATTGAGAACGTGGCAGAGTCGGATTTTGCCGGTCATCCTGCTCACCGCATCACTCAGATGGCTGCCTACCTGGGCACCCCTATTATCGTGGGCAATGAGGTGTACGGGATTCTTGCCTTTTACAGCCTCAAACCTCGCCGTACCGCTTTCTCTTCCTCGGACCATGAATTTCTGCGTTTGATGGCGCAGTGGATTGGCGCGGAGATTGAACGGGATCGTTATCTCAAGCAACTCCAGCGTATTAGCGATGAACTGGCGTTGGCAAGAGATCAGGCTCTGGAAGCCTCAAGGTTGAAATCGGAATTCCTCGCTACCATGAGCCATGAGATTCGCACCCCGCTCAACGCAGTCATTGGAATGTCGGAAATTTTGCTGGATACTCCGCTGAACGAGGAACAAGCCGATTTTGCCCGCATTATTCGGGATTCGGGCAAGTCCTTGCTTTCCATTATCAATGACATTCTGGACTTCTCCAAGATCGAAGCCGGTAGAATGACCCTGGAATCGGTCGAGTTCCAATTGCTCCCGCTGGTAGATAGTGTCATTGAAATGTTTGCCTCCATCGTCCAGAAAAAGAATTTGCATCTGTTTGGCTGGATTGCGCCAGATGTTCCCAACATTGTGGTAGGGGATCCGGTACGCTTAAGGCAGGTGCTTATCAATCTTGTGGGCAATGGGGTCAAGTTTACCGAGCAGGGCCATGTTTCTGTGAGCATTTCCTTACAGGAACGCCTTGAAAATGAGGTGATCCTGCGTGTAGAAGTGCACGATACTGGAATTGGATTGTCGGAGACGGCACGCAAGCGCCTCTTTACGCCCTTTACTCAGGCGGATGGCAGTATGACCCGTCGGTTTGGTGGGACCGGTCTGGGACTTGCCATTTCCAAGAGCCTGGTTGAACTGATGGGCGGAGAGATTGGCGTGGAGAGCGTGGAAGGTCAGGGGTCTACTTTCTGGTTTACTGTAACATTATCGGTTCGCCCAGAACAACCCGCCTCTGTCGAGTGGGAAGCCTTTGCCGGAAAGCGTGTGTTTGTGCTCAGCCATGACCCGGTAGAGAAACACTTCCTTGAAACCATGCTGAGTGGTTGGCAGATGCAGGTTCACAGTGGCTGTGAGGTGGAAGATGCGGTAGAATGCCTGAGAAAGGACGCACACTTCGATCTGGCGATCCTGGATATCTCCCTGCCAGCAGACTTGCTTCGCAACTTGTTAAGCCACGACATCTCCAGAGCCACAATCCTTCTGGCAAATTTGAACGAACGTGACAAGTGCGTTGCATATGAGCAATTGGAGCGTGTTGTGACTATTCTGCGCCCAGTGCGGCAGTCCGTGCTGATGGAGACAATGCGTTCCCTGTTTATGGATCATCTTACCGGCGAAAGAGTTCTTTCTTATTCGATTGTTGTGGACGAACCTGATTTTGACTTTCCTCCCCAGCATGTGGAACCGGATGGTGAGAAAATTGTCCTTCTGGCTGAAGATAACTCTGCCAATCAGCGTTTGGCAACCGTACAGTTGAAGCGTTTGGGGTATCAGGCAGATCTGGTGACTACTGGAGAGCAAGCCCTGGAAATGTACATGCGCCATCCGGAACGTTACCTGGCAATTTTGATGGATTGTCAGATGCCTGTGATGGATGGGTTTGAAGCCACTCGCCGGATTCGCGAGTTTGAGCATACTCGACAGCGTCATATTCCCATTATTGCCATGACCGCCAATGCCATGCAGGGTGACCGTGAAGCCTGCATCCAGGCAGGAATGGACGATTACATCAGTAAACCGGTCTCCATTCAGCGTCTTGGGGAAGTATTGGCGGCGGTGGAGCGTGCTGTTCGTCCCTCCGGTGAAGAGGTTTTGGAGACGGAAGTGACTGAAATGCGGAACATTCCTGTCCTTGTCTCTGTTGAGCCTCAACTTGAGTCATCGGGGGATGATGAAGATTTACCGTCGCCACTGGACCAGACGATCCTCGAAGGACTGCGGGAACTTGGAGAGGGAGAACAGGATTTTCTGAGTGAGTTGATTGATATTTACCTTGAAGACTCGACTAAATTGGTAGAACGCATTGAGGCGGGAATTCAACAGGGTAATGCCGATCAGGTGCGCGAGGCTGCTCACACCCTTAAAGGCAGCAGTGGGAATCTTGGAGCAGTAGCATTTTCAAAGGTCTGCTTGGAGATGGAAATGGCAGGACGTTCCGGCGATTTGCAGAAAGCCGCTCAGTTGTTTCCCGACTTCTTGCGCGACTATCGGCGGGTGTGTTCAGCATTGAAAAAAGAACGAAAAATTTCTGCTTAA